The Verrucomicrobiia bacterium sequence TGTAAGATGATGGTGGAACCGGTGTAATCACCAACATATTGACCCACAGCTCCAGCTTTAATTTTTTTGCTAGTGAGTTGAACAATTTGATTTGCTGTAGCAAAGGTTGGACCATCGAGTTGTGCAATGGTTGTCTTATTTTGAGCTAACACTGCAGGTTGGGAACGAGCTGTTAAAGCGCCAAAGATTTTAAACTTCTTAGGTAAAGTTTTATCGGCGATTAACTTAGGGGGCTCAAAACCAGTTCCATTGTTAATGGCAACATAGAGTGAAGTTTTCTTTTGTAAATAAAGATCAGGAATCAAATCACCATCGAAATCACCACTTGCTACCGGCTTCATGCCTTTGACTATTAAGGAGTGGGTCGGACTAGTGAAGGTAGGACCTTTTAAGCCTTGGACGGTTTTACCTTTTTTCACAATGAGATCGCTAATATGGTCACCATCTAGGTCAGCTCCTGCTACGATCTTTGCTTTTATCGTAGCCGTAGGAGGCGTGGATTTGGCAATGGGAACGACATTAGTCTGATTGACGACGTAAACTTTTTTACCTTTTTTTGCTACATAATGAAAGCCGTTATCACCTACGTAATCATTTTGGGAGTAGGGTGCGATAATGAGTTCCCAGCGTAAGATATTGAGGACGGCTGGTGGCATAAATCCAAAGGGGCTTGTGGCGTAAAGCTTCCAAACGCCATTGGGATTGGTGTCTTTAAACACAGCTAAACTGGCAGAATAAGGTCCTTGTGGCGCTGGTGGAGCAAAGGTGTCTGGTGCCATAGCAAGATCAAAAAAATTGCCGTCTGTAGGTCTGTAAATGCCTGAGACAAGTTGAAAAGCGGGATCAAAAGCTTGTATAAGGTTAGTAGGCGTTGGCATAGGAGGTGCTCCATCAACAATAAAAAGCACTTGATTGGTTACTCCTTGTGCATTGCCCACATCAGAAAAGAGAATGGTTGATTGACCATTGGGACCTTCTAAAAGGACATCCCAGAATAAGGGTGAGCCGGGGCCCGTAAAGAGATCAACTCTGACGGCCATGGCGGCAATTTTTGTAGAAATATTGGAGATGGTTACAGTTGAGGGATAGACTCCAGCATTGGTTCCACCGCCTGCAATAATAACGTCTTGTTCCTGAGCAACGAATAATTGGCTGTTAGCGTTAAAAGCTGACAACCCTAATATCAAACATAATATAAATATATACTTTTTCATAATCCTTACCTGTTAATTGTTTTTCCTTGGTTTTGCTAAATATTAAAGCTTATAACCACTTATTAATTAATAAAGCATAAGCCTAAGACCTTTGTCAAATGGAATTGGTCAATAATGATAAGCCGGCAGAGAATAAGACCCTTAATAAAATTAGGAAATTTTTTATCTTGGTGCAGCCAATTTTATCCCCTTAACACTATTAGTTACTAAGGGAGTGATAATTTCAGGAGCGAAAGGAGAATGGAACGAAATCGTTTTCTTTTGTTGTAAGATGATGGTGGAACCGGTGTAATCACCAACATATTGACCCACAGCTCCAGCTTTAATTTTTTTGCTAGTGAGTTGAACAATTTGATTTGCTGTAGCAAAGGTTGGGCCATCGAGTTGTGCGATGGTTGTCTTATCTTGGGCTAACACAGTGGGCTGTGATCGACCACTTAATGCGCCAAAGACTTTAAATTTTTTAGGTAAGGTTTTGTCAGCAATCAATTTTGGTGCTTCAAAATTGTTACTGGTATTAATGGCTACGTACAAGGATGTTTTCTTTTGCAAATAAAGATCAGGAATGAAATCGCCGTTAAAATCGCCGCTGGCTACGGGTTTCATGCCTTTCACCTGAAGGGTATGAGTTGGTGTAGTAAAGGTAGGACCTTTTAACCCTTGAATAGTTTTACCTTTTTTGATTATGAGATCGCTAATATGGTCGCCATCGAGATCGGCGCCCCCAACGATTTTTGCTTTGACTATAGCAGAAGGAGGCGTGGCTTTGCTTATGGGAAAGACATTGGTTTGATTGACGACATAAACTTTTTTACCTTTTTTTGCTACATAATGAAAACCGCCATCACCCAGGTAATCATTTTGCGAATAAGGAAAAATAATTAATGACCATTGTTTAACCGTCAAAGAAGAAGGAGGAGGGACAGGTATAGGACTCGTGACATAAAGTTTCCAATCGCCATTAGGATTGGTATCGCCAAAGATAGCTAAATTAGTGGCATAGGGACCCACGGGCGCTGGCGCTGGAAAAGTGTCCACGGCAAAACTGCCATCAGTAGGACGGAAAAAACCGGATTTTAATGCGAAAACGGGATTTAAAAAATCACCCAAATTAGCCGGAGTAGGTAAGGGAGGTGCTATATCAACCAAGATTAAAGTTACGTTAGTAATGGATTGGGCGTTTCCTACGTCAGAAAAAAGATAAGTCACTTGACCTTCGGGCCCTTCCAAGATGACGTCCCAAGCTACGGGAGTTGCGGATACTGTAGATAAGTTGACAGCGACTAAGAAGCCGGAAATTTTAGTTGAAATATTCGAAACTGTTATGACCGACGGATAATGATCGCCGATGGCTTGATTATTGGCCAGGATAATAGGCTCATTTTTTGTAATAATGAGTTGTGCCCTGGCTTCAAAGAAAATAACGCATGCCACCAGCTGCATGCTAAGTAGAAGTTTGATTATACCCTTTTTCATAATTTACCCCTTAATTAAAGAAAACACAGAACCGTGGCTTGTCAAATTTTAGATTACTCTGTAAGGGGTTGTTTCGTATGTCATTAGCTTCTAGTCGAATTGAAACCGATAGCATGGGTAGCATTCCTGTGCCACAAGATCGTTATTATGGTGCGCAGACCGCGCGTTCCCTTCATCATTTTGATATTGGCAAAGATCAAATGCCGCAAGAAGTGATCTGGGCCATGGCTATTTTGAAAAAAGCGGCTGCTTTGACTAATCATGAACTAAACAAACTCACTAAAGATAAAATGGAGCTCATTGTTCAGGCGGCAGATGAAGTCATTGCAAGTAAATTGCAAGATCATTTCCCTTTAAAAGTTTGGCAAACTGGTAGTGGCACTCAAACCAACATGAATGTCAATGAAGTCATTTCCAATCGCGCGATTGAAATCGCGGGTGGAGTTTTAGGAAGTAAAAAACCGATTCATCCCAATGATGATGTGAACATGTCGCAATCTTCCAACGACACTTTTCCCACAGCGATGTCGATTGCCGCAGCGAAGGGTTTGGAGCATAATTTGTTGCCACGAGTTATGGAGCTGCGTGACGCGTTAGATGCGAAGTCTCAACAATTTTCAACCTTGATCAAAAGTGGTCGCACTCATTTGATGGATGCCACTCCGATTACTTTAGGCCAGGAATTCAGTGGTTATGTAGCACAACTGGATGCCGATATTACTCGTATTCAAAGCGTGTTGCCGGATCTTTATCAACTCGCTATTGGCGGCACGGCTGTTGGAACGGGACTCAATACTCACCCTCGCTTTGCTGAAAAAGTCAGTGCAAAAATTGCTGAGTTGACCAAACTTCCTTTTCAATCGGCTCCCAACAAATTTGCGGAGCTCGCAGCACATGATGCTTTGGTAATGGCTAGTGGCGCACTAAAAACTTTGGCGGTTTCTTTGATGAAAATTGCTAACGACGTTCGTTGGATGGGTTCGGGGCCACGTTGTGGGTTGGGTGAATTGAGTTTGCCCGAAAATGAGCCAGGCTCCTCCATTATGCCTGGTAAAGTGAATCCCACGCAATGCGAAGCGATGACGATGGTTTGTGTGCAAGTGATGGGAAATGATGCTGCGATTGGTTTTGCCGGTTCCCAAGGAAATTTTGAGTTAAACGTTTTTAAACCAGTGATTATTTATAATTTTTTACATTCCACGCGACTTTTGACGGATGCTTGTCGAAGTTTTCGCGAGCATTGTGTGCAGGAAATGCAAGCAAATCAAGAGCGACTCGATTATTACATGAAAAATTCGCTCATGCTCGTAACGGCATTAAGCCCTGAGATTGGTTACGATAAATCGGCCAAAGTAGCTCATACGGCCCATGTGGAAAATTTAACTTTGCGCGAGGCGTGTTTGAAATTGGGTTATTTAAGTGGAGAGGAATTTGATAAACTTGTGCAACCTAAAAAAATGTTGGGTCCACAAGAAGCCTGATAGCTGATAGCTAAAATGAAATACATTTTTATTACTGGCGGTGTCGTGAGTTCTTTAGGTAAAGGGCTGACCGCAGCATCGATCGGAACGCTTTTAGAAAGTCGCGGTTTTCGAGTTATTTTACAAAAGTTTGATCCTTATTTGAATGTGGATCCCGGCACGATGAGCCCTTTTCAACATGGTGAAGTTTATGTTTTAGAAGATGGCGCGGAGACGGATTTGGATTTGGGTCATTATGAACGGTTTACCTCAGCTAAATTAACGCGACATAATAACCTGACAAGCGGTCAGATCTATGAATCGGTAATTGGTCGTGAAAGAGCGGGCGAATATTTGGGCGCTACGATTCAAGTTATTCCGCATGTCACGGATGAAATTAAAAATCGAATTCGACAAATTGCTGCGCAGCAACCTGGCGATATTTTAATCACCGAAATTGGTGGCACGACAGGGGATATTGAGGGCATGCCATTTTTAGAAGCGATTCGTCAATTTTCGCAAGAGGTCGGCGCTCATAATGTTTTGTTGATTCATCTCACTTTAGTGCCTTTTCTCAAGGCGGCGGGTGAACTCAAAACCAAACCCACTCAACAAAGTGTTGCTAAATTACGCGAAATTGGGTTGCAACCTCAACTGTTGTTATGTCGCACGGAACATCCTTTAAGTTTGGAAATTCGCAAAAAAATTGCGTTGTTTTGTAATGTGTCACCGGAATGTGTTATGGAACAGCGCGATGTGGATCATACCATTTACGAAGCGCCATTGATGTTGCATCGCGAGAAAATGGACGAGTTAATTTGCAAGCACCTTCAACTTCCTGAGACCACGCCTCAACTGCAACTTTGGGAACAGTTCGTGAAACGCGTGATTTCACCTTCTCAAAAACGTTGTATTGCGGTGGTGGGAAAATATATTGAACATCAAGACGCTTATAAAAGTGTTTACGAATCACTCACTCACGCTGCCGCGGCTCAAGATATTGGCGTGGAACTTCTCAAGGTTGATGCTGAAATGATTGAAGAAGAAGGGCCTGAAATTTTTTTAAAAAAAGCTCATGGTATTTTGGTGCCTGGAGGATTTGGTGAGCGTGGCACGGAAGGTAAGATTGCCGCGATTCGTTACGCGCGCGAGAAGGGAGTGCCTTATTTAGGTTTGTGTTTGGGAATGCAGTTGGCAGTGGTGGAATTTGCGCGTCATGTTTTGCAATGGAACGAGGCGAATAGCTCTGAATTTTCTTCTGAGACATCGCACCCTGTGATTACTTTGTTGGATGAACAAAAAGAGGTGACTCAGAAAGGAGGAACCATGCGGTTGGGAGTATGGCCGTGTGATTTAGCAGAGGGCACACGATCACGAGAGTTTTATGGTCAATCCCAAGTGAATGAACGTCATCGCCATCGTTATGAGTTTAATAACGATTATCGCGAAGCTTTCCAAAAAGCGGGGTTAACGATTGCGGGCACTTCTGAAAAGGGCAAGTTAGTAGAAATTATCGAGTTGGCTTCGCATCCTTGGTTTGTGGCATGTCAATTTCATCCAGAGTTTCAATCAAAACCGCTTCAGCCCCATCCTTTATTTTTGGGGTTTATTCAAGCGATCCGATCGCGTTAACTTAAGAATAACCTTTTTGACATTCTACGCTTTTTTTCTCATAATAAAGGGGTGGAAAGTCCCCGTGAGATTTTGGAAATGATTTTGGGCCATCTCGGGCTTGTTTTTGAAGTTACGGAGCAAAAAAGCGCGGACGGTTTGATTTTGCAGATTCATACCCGCGACCCTCGTCATTTAATCGGGCGTGATGGCCGAGTTTTGGACGAACTTCAATATTTAGTCAATTATCTCATCGACAATTCTTCTGATGAAGAAAAAGAACATGTTTTGATCGATGTGGAAGGTTATCGCGAGCAAGCGAAGCAGGAGTTGATTGATAAAGTGAAACGGATTAAAGAACGCGTGTTAAAAACAAGGCGCCCTTTTATTTTGGAAATGCTCAATGCTTATCAACGCCGCATTCTTCACGAAGCGTTTAAAAAAGATCAAGAAATTGTCATTGTCAGCCCATCCCACAAAGCCCGTTTTAAACGGATGACAGTCAAAATTCGGGAAACGGAAAAAGCTGGAAAAAACTGAATCGTGCTACGGTTTTTTAATGACTTGATTGATCTCAGAAAAATTTCTATCGGTTGGCATGACAAAGAGACAATGTCCTTTGCTGCGACTTTGCCAAATGGCTCCCACAACGCGTTTTTCTTCCGAGTCACTTAATAAATGTTTGCCTTTATATTCTACCACTAACACGCGACCATCTTCCAATTGGCAAATAAAATCGGGATAAAATCTGTTTTTTGAAGTTTGAAGTCGAAACGATGTTTCTTTATTCGCTAAATTTCGCACCCAAAACTTTATTTCCGGCAAGGAATCTAAAAATTCCGCGCACTCAAACTCTTCTCTTAAATTGCCGTTCGGAGTTCTTTCCGATAGTTCGCCCGGTTTAGGTCCGAAATAATGTTTTTTAAACTGAAAAGCGCCTTCGTAACGCCAGCTTGGTTCATATTCCAATGTTTTAAAATTAATCGCCTGCTCTTCGTTAACTGTCAACATCGAATCGTTAAGCAAAAGCTGTTGAAATGCGATTTTATGTTCCGCATCGCGATGTTCTTGAATGCGACGCTCTATTTCATCGCGAAGTCGAAAACGATCGCGCGCAAGCGCGTCTATGTCTGTCATCCCATGTTTAGCCATCAAACCGCGAATCACTTTACGCAAAAATTCCGCAGATTCTCCAGATGAGATATCGCGATGTTCAATGTGACGATCCAACCAAGCGATTAAACTTTCCAGAGTCCAATCGCTTATTTGACCCAGAGCCAAAACCTGTTGATGGAGCGTGTTAATGAAATCATTTTCCAACATTTCACGCATTACGTTTATTTGTATCTCGCCTCTAACGCCCACATCAAGCATTCCCGATTTTCCGGTGGGACGTTGGAAAGGATTATAGTCGACTGAAAGTGAAGCGTCCTTAACGCTTAATTTCCAAGGATGCTCTAAAAGAAAAGTTTCTTCGAACTCAAAAAACGTGCCGTTTTCGTTGATGCAAAGTAATGGCACGATAAAATCTAACTGTTTTTCATAAGGCGACAGCTCGCGCGTTTTTCCACTACCGCCAAAAACTTTGTCCACTTCGCGCATCCATTCGACCGCTTTTACAACCTTCGCTTTGGCTTCATCAGTTTTTACACAACTGACAAGTTTTTCAGTTTCAACTTTATCGAGCGGAACAAGCAGAGTGATTTCGCCTTGTTCCGAATCGATTCGCGCTTTGCCCTGGAGTTCATTCATTTGAACCTGTGCAACAGCGGCATCAATTTCTTCGGGGGACACTGACACTCGTTTGGGTTGTGCGCCGAGCGGTAACGCGTCCTGAGAAATGGGAATGATAATGCGTTCCGCTTCCGTTTTGGTGAAGCCGTTGTTTTCCAATGCTTCCCGCAACTCATTTAAAACTTCCGGCAACGAATCTGAAACGGAAAAAGCGTAAGCGCAATTTAAATCGGGGTGCTGCTTGGCTTGCGCATGGGGCAATCGCAAAATGCGTCCCACGATTTGTTCCATGGCTGTGGCCGAGCGCGTTTCTTTTAAACTGCAAAGCACATAAGCAAAGGGGCAATCCCAACCTTCGCGCAATTTTTGAACGGTGATGATAAAGCGAACTGCCGGTTCTTTCGGCGAGCGAA is a genomic window containing:
- a CDS encoding VCBS repeat-containing protein; translation: MKKYIFILCLILGLSAFNANSQLFVAQEQDVIIAGGGTNAGVYPSTVTISNISTKIAAMAVRVDLFTGPGSPLFWDVLLEGPNGQSTILFSDVGNAQGVTNQVLFIVDGAPPMPTPTNLIQAFDPAFQLVSGIYRPTDGNFFDLAMAPDTFAPPAPQGPYSASLAVFKDTNPNGVWKLYATSPFGFMPPAVLNILRWELIIAPYSQNDYVGDNGFHYVAKKGKKVYVVNQTNVVPIAKSTPPTATIKAKIVAGADLDGDHISDLIVKKGKTVQGLKGPTFTSPTHSLIVKGMKPVASGDFDGDLIPDLYLQKKTSLYVAINNGTGFEPPKLIADKTLPKKFKIFGALTARSQPAVLAQNKTTIAQLDGPTFATANQIVQLTSKKIKAGAVGQYVGDYTGSTIILQQKKVLSFHSPFVPGTLFPFVTNTVKGVKLVVPK
- a CDS encoding CTP synthase, producing MKYIFITGGVVSSLGKGLTAASIGTLLESRGFRVILQKFDPYLNVDPGTMSPFQHGEVYVLEDGAETDLDLGHYERFTSAKLTRHNNLTSGQIYESVIGRERAGEYLGATIQVIPHVTDEIKNRIRQIAAQQPGDILITEIGGTTGDIEGMPFLEAIRQFSQEVGAHNVLLIHLTLVPFLKAAGELKTKPTQQSVAKLREIGLQPQLLLCRTEHPLSLEIRKKIALFCNVSPECVMEQRDVDHTIYEAPLMLHREKMDELICKHLQLPETTPQLQLWEQFVKRVISPSQKRCIAVVGKYIEHQDAYKSVYESLTHAAAAQDIGVELLKVDAEMIEEEGPEIFLKKAHGILVPGGFGERGTEGKIAAIRYAREKGVPYLGLCLGMQLAVVEFARHVLQWNEANSSEFSSETSHPVITLLDEQKEVTQKGGTMRLGVWPCDLAEGTRSREFYGQSQVNERHRHRYEFNNDYREAFQKAGLTIAGTSEKGKLVEIIELASHPWFVACQFHPEFQSKPLQPHPLFLGFIQAIRSR
- a CDS encoding DEAD/DEAH box helicase family protein, whose product is MITLKDYQSRTLESLRHFFRETARHGSPEEAFRAVLNQNSVDSIHYLPVNIGGIKSETPYICLRVPTGGGKTLLACYAAGFAMSELLRADRAVVLWLVPSNTILEQTANALRDPRHPYRRALELECGSVEVVTIEEALRLSRAAVEGQTVVIVSTIQAFRVEDTTGRKVYEQNGNFAEHLLHVPVDRLNDLLPGADGKPNPSLVNMLRLRRPIVIVDEAHNARTDLSFASLGNVLPSCIVEFTATPAKTKNPSNVLHHVSAAELKVANMVKLPLRVVTRHPSQSDQLLAEAITLRSDLEKLALAEAQQTGEYLRPIMLIQAERVDACEPLRERLVNEFSIAKDQIKISVGNQDELPSAEAIRSPKEPAVRFIITVQKLREGWDCPFAYVLCSLKETRSATAMEQIVGRILRLPHAQAKQHPDLNCAYAFSVSDSLPEVLNELREALENNGFTKTEAERIIIPISQDALPLGAQPKRVSVSPEEIDAAVAQVQMNELQGKARIDSEQGEITLLVPLDKVETEKLVSCVKTDEAKAKVVKAVEWMREVDKVFGGSGKTRELSPYEKQLDFIVPLLCINENGTFFEFEETFLLEHPWKLSVKDASLSVDYNPFQRPTGKSGMLDVGVRGEIQINVMREMLENDFINTLHQQVLALGQISDWTLESLIAWLDRHIEHRDISSGESAEFLRKVIRGLMAKHGMTDIDALARDRFRLRDEIERRIQEHRDAEHKIAFQQLLLNDSMLTVNEEQAINFKTLEYEPSWRYEGAFQFKKHYFGPKPGELSERTPNGNLREEFECAEFLDSLPEIKFWVRNLANKETSFRLQTSKNRFYPDFICQLEDGRVLVVEYKGKHLLSDSEEKRVVGAIWQSRSKGHCLFVMPTDRNFSEINQVIKKP
- a CDS encoding single-stranded DNA-binding protein translates to MESPREILEMILGHLGLVFEVTEQKSADGLILQIHTRDPRHLIGRDGRVLDELQYLVNYLIDNSSDEEKEHVLIDVEGYREQAKQELIDKVKRIKERVLKTRRPFILEMLNAYQRRILHEAFKKDQEIVIVSPSHKARFKRMTVKIRETEKAGKN
- the fumC gene encoding class II fumarate hydratase, yielding MSLASSRIETDSMGSIPVPQDRYYGAQTARSLHHFDIGKDQMPQEVIWAMAILKKAAALTNHELNKLTKDKMELIVQAADEVIASKLQDHFPLKVWQTGSGTQTNMNVNEVISNRAIEIAGGVLGSKKPIHPNDDVNMSQSSNDTFPTAMSIAAAKGLEHNLLPRVMELRDALDAKSQQFSTLIKSGRTHLMDATPITLGQEFSGYVAQLDADITRIQSVLPDLYQLAIGGTAVGTGLNTHPRFAEKVSAKIAELTKLPFQSAPNKFAELAAHDALVMASGALKTLAVSLMKIANDVRWMGSGPRCGLGELSLPENEPGSSIMPGKVNPTQCEAMTMVCVQVMGNDAAIGFAGSQGNFELNVFKPVIIYNFLHSTRLLTDACRSFREHCVQEMQANQERLDYYMKNSLMLVTALSPEIGYDKSAKVAHTAHVENLTLREACLKLGYLSGEEFDKLVQPKKMLGPQEA